TCAAGTTCGTCCGCTACGCGACGCAGAACCGCCGCGACCTTTCGTGAATGTGCGTTGTCGGGGTAGCGCCCCTTGCGGAGGGTCCCGCTGACATCGTCAAGGATCTTCATGAGGTCTTCGACGATCACCACCATGTCATCGGCGGGCTTTCGGTTCATGCGAACCACGCTGTGAGGTTGATCGAGCAACCGCACTGACAACGCCTGCGCGCCCCTTTTACCCTGCGCGACGCCAAACTCGAGACGCGTTCCCGCCCGAAGACTCGTGACATCGTCGGGAAGCGCCGACGCGTGCAAGAAGACCTGCTCGCCGTCTTCACTCGTGATGAAGCCGAAGCCTTTGTCCTCGTCGTAGAACTTAACCTTGCCGGTGGGCATGGAAAACCTCACTGTGAAAAGAGGCGCTGCATGCGCCTGATGTGCGCCGACGGATAGCCACCGTCGGCGAGTAGGAGAACCCCGCTCACCTCTATCGTATTCGCTCAACGGCCTCGGTGGCTTATCCTGGGGAGCGTGGCTCCAAACCCTTCCGAATCATCAACAAGCACCATTCAACGCGTTCTTGCATATGCTCTGCTCGGTGTCGTGATCATTTCGGTCGGCAGTTTCTTCGCGATCATGATCGGCACGTGGAGCGGGATGAGCCGGGAGGACTTCGGCACGGGCGTCTGGCCGGCCGTTGCCATGACGCCGTACATCGGCCTGCCCCTGGCGATGCTCGTTCTGATCGCCCTTCTGGTCGCCGGCGCGATCGGCCGCAGCAGAGTGGCTCGCGGGCAGTGACCGGGGCACGTGCATGACAGACGCTCTGCTTCTTGCAACGCAGCTGCGCTCATTATCTGACGATGAGCTCACAGCGCTACTGCGCACTCGCGGTATTACCGACGATTCGCGGCTGAACGATTACTTCGATCTGGCAGAACGACTGCTCGAGCGCCAGCGCATCGATCGCGCACTGCGCACCTGCGATCGGCGGATGCTGCTCGCACTTTCAGCCGCATCCGAGCAGCGCATTTCCCATACCCTTGACGAGCTGACGTCATACATCGAATCGCTCGGCGCGGGCACGGAAGCCGCAGAGGCCGCTCGCGATGGCATTGCCCGCGCGGGACGACTCGCCCTTGTCGTCATCGACGATCATCGTGTGCACCCGCTCGACGCGGTCAGTGCCGCCTTAGACGAGCTGCGAAATCGAGGGCTCCCTCCGACAAAGGCTCTAGCCGATCACCCGCCGACCGCTCTCGGGGCCGTCGGCGAATCGGATCGCGTTGATGCCGCCGCTGGCGAGCGCGCATTCACGACGACGACAGCGGCCGGCGAGATCGTCACCGAACTTCTGCGAGCGCCGGCAAAGGAACTCGGCAGAGGCGGCCTCGCGCTGCCCGACTCGCGCCGTCTGGCCTCGGCGACGGGCGTTGACTTCGACGCCATTGCCACGGTGCTCACCGCGCTCGCGGCCGCCGAATTCGTCGCGCTTGACGGGCGGCACTGGGCTCCGACGCAGGCGGGACTCGACTGGCTCGCGCTTCCGACGGTCGACCGTTGGCTGCGCCTCGCCACGGCGTGGGTCGAGGCGATTCCCGACGATGCCCGACCACTGTTGACCACGCGCCGCGACGCACGGTGGGCGCATTCGGTGCGCACGTTTGCAACCTGGCTGTATCCCGTCGGCGGCGACGCTCTGAACGCCCGCGTCGACAGTCTTATTGCACAGGCCGACGTGCTCGGTGTCATTGCAAACGACACGCTATCCCAGGCCGGTCGAGAGCTTCTCGTCGGCACCGCAGACGCGGCAGCAAAGTTCGTGCGCGCTACCCTCCCGCAGGAGGTGAGCCAGGTGTACGTGCAAGACGATCTGAGCGTCATCTCTCCTGGTCCGCTCAGCCCCTCGCGAGACGCGCGGCTGCGGCTCATGGCCGATATCGAGTCTCGTTCCCAGGCGACAACGTACCGATTCAGCAGGTCAAGCATCGACCGCGCGCTGAGCGCCGGAGACGACGAGGCCGGCATTGTCGCGTTTCTCACGGATCTCTCCCTGACCGGCATCCCCCAGCCACTTCGTTACCTCATCTCGGACGTCGCTGCGCATCACGGTCTGCTGAGGGTGCGCGAGAGCTCCGGCGATCGCCACGCTGTGCGCAGCAGCATCCGATCGATCGATGATGACTTGCTTGAGACTCTCACCGTCGACCAGAATCTGGCGTCGCTCGCTCTGCATCGCACGGCTCCGGGATTGCTCGAAAGCCGATTTTCTCGCGACCTCGTGTTCTGGGCGCTGCAAGATGCCCGATACCCGGTGTCGGCAGAAGACGAGAACGGACGGTTGATCAGAGTCACCCGGCATCACATCGCTCACGTCACGGCTGAGCCTGAACCAAACGTGACTGAGCTCGTGACGCGTCTGCGCACCTCGGTGAAGGGCACGAGCGCGCACCCGGATGATGCCTGGCTTGTGCGCCAGCTCGAGCTCGCCGTTCGCAGCAAAGCCACAGTCGTCGTCTCGGTCGCTATGCCCGGAGGCAAGACGATCGACTTGTCGCTCGAACCGACCGGAATAGGCGGTGGGCGGCTGCGGGGTAGAGACAGTACTGCCGATGTGGAGCGCACTCTCCCGCTGTCAAGCATCATTTCGGTGTCCCGCGCCGACCTCTGAGTGTCGTTCCCAGTCGACGGCGCTAAGCTAGACCGCTATGTCTGACGGCCCCCTTATCGTTCAAAGCGACCGCACCGTGCTGCTCGAGGTTGCTCACCCCGACGCGGAAGAAGCGCGACACGCCCTCGCCGTGTTCGCCGAGCTGGAACGCGCCCCCGAGCACGTCCATACCTATCGCATAACCCGGCTTGGCCTCTGGAACGCCCGTGCGGCAGGGCACAGAGCCGAAGAGATGCTCGCGACCCTCGACGCTTATTCGAAGTTCCCTGTGCCCCAGACGGTGTCGACAGATATCGCCGACACCGTTTCGCGGTACGGCCGCCTCGTGATCGAGCGCAACGACGAGGGCGCGCTCGTGCTGTCGAGTCAGGATGCTGCAGTACTCACCGAGGTGTCTCGCGCAAAGCGCATCGGTCCGCTGCTCACCGACAGGCCCTCTGAGAACAGCTTCCTCATCGAACCATGGGCTCGCGGTCAAGTGAAGCAGGAGCTCGTGAAGCTCGGCTGGCCCGCCGAGGACCTCGCCGGCTACACGCCCGGCACCCCGTACGATATCGATCTGCACGAAGACAGCTGGGCGCTGCGCGATTACCAGCACAAGGCGATCGACAACTTCTTCAGCGGCGGGTCGGGCGTTGTCGTGCTGCCCTGCGGTGCTGGAAAGACGCTCGTCGGAGCTGGCGCGATGGCGACGGCGAACACCACAACGCTCATTCTCGTGACGAACACCGTCTCTGCACGCCAATGGCGTGACGAGCTGCTGCGCCGCACGAGTCTCACGGCAGACGAAATCGGCGAGTATTCGGGAGAGGTGAAAGAGGTGAAGCCCGTCACGATCGCCACCTATCAGATCCTCACCTCGCGCCGAAAGGGCGAGTACGCTCACCTTTCGCTGCTCGACGCCCTTGACTGGGGTCTCGTCATCTATGACGAGGTGCACTTGCTTCCCGCCCCCGTCTTCAAGCTCACGGCCGACCTGCAGGCTCGACGACGCCTCGGTCTCACGGCGACACTCGTCCGCGAAGACGGGCGAGCGGGAGATGTGTTCAGCTTGATCGGTCCCAAGCGCTTCGATGCTCCATGGAAAGAGATCGAATCTCAGGGTTACATCTCCCCGGCCGAGTGCTTTGAGGTGCGCGTCGATATGCCCAAGGCTGATCGTCTTGAATACGCAGCATCGGCAGACAACGAGCGATACCGGTTGGCCGCGACGACTCCGGCGAAGATCAGCATCGTCAACCGCCTGATCAACAAGCACAAGGGCGAGCGCATTCTGGTGATCGGCCAGTACCTCGATCAGCTCGACGAACTTGCTGATGTCTTGGGCGCGCCCAAACTCACCGGGGCGACGCCGAACGACGAGCGTGAGCGGCTCTACCAGCAGTTCCGGGAAGGCATCGAGCCGGTTCTCGTCGTCTCGAAGGTGGCGAACTTCTCCGTCGATCTTCCGGAAGCCACCGTTGCCATTCAGGTATCCGGATCGTTCGGCTCGCGCCAGGAGGAGGCGCAACGACTCGGCCGGCTACTGCGCCCGAAGACGTCGGGGCTCACCGCAAACTTCTATACGCTCGTCGCCCGCGACACCCTCGATCAGGACTTCGCGCAGAACAGACAGCGGTTCTTGTCAGAGCAGGGCTACAGCTACTCGATTCTCGACGCCACGAGCATCGCCGCGTGAACTAAGCGCGCACGTAGCGCAGCAGCAACGTGCCCTCTCCCTCGACGACATGGCTGAGCGAAAGGCCTCTCAGCGTCTGGTCGTCACCCGAGAGAATGCGGTCGGCGGCACCGCCGACGAGCATCGGGCTGAGCGTCAGGCACAGCTCGTCGACGACGTCATCACGCACGAGGTCCCCGAACAGCGCGGGGCCGCCCTCGCAGTGCATTTGCGCAAGACCCCGCTCGGCGAGCGCGCGTCTCATCGTGTGACCCTCCACATTCTCGTCCCCGCATATCACCACGTCGGCCACCGCTTTGAGGCGTTTTCGCCGCTCGCTATCGCTCGTGTCGCAGGTCACGATGAGGGGGCGCACGGGCGCGTCGACAAAGATGCGGTCCCCCGGATCGAGGCTGAGACTATGCGACACGATGGCGAACACCGGCTGAGGAGCGAGGCCGCGCGCAGTCCGTTGTTCGGGAGCATCCACTCTCATGGGCCCGTAGCCCTCGGCACGCACGGTTCCCGCTCCCACGATGACCACGTCCGCAAGTGTACGGAGCGTGTTAAAAACCATCTTGTCGGCGGCGGTTCCGAGCCCGCCCGAGAGGCCGTCGACGGTCGCGGCACCGTCGGCGCTGGCGACGAAGTTCATGCGCAGCCACGGTGTGTCTCGATTGGTGACGTCGTACCAGTCCGCGATTTGCGCGGCTTGTGTCGCCACGTTGGCGGGCAGCGGCCAGACTCGCGTCAACTCAGTCATTGCGTTCTCCCATGTTGTGCCGGAGATGCGCGGGCTGGCGCATTCCGAGAATCGATTCCGTCATGCGCACGGCGGCCACCGACTCACGCACATTGTGCATGCGCACAATGCGGGCACCCTGCGCGATGCAGAGTGCCGCGGCAACAAGGGAACCCTCGATGCGTTCGCCCCGCTCGGCATCAATGCTCTCCCCGATGAAGTCTTTATTCGACACGGCGACGAGTGTGGGGTACCCCAGCTCGACAATCGGTCCGAGTCGCCTGCTGAGCTCAAGGCTGTGCAGGGTGTTCTTGTTGAGATCGTGCCCCGGGTCTACGATGATGCGTTCGGCCGGAATTCCGGCGCCGAGTGCACGCTCCACGCGACGCTCGAGAAAGCCGGCGACATCACGTGACACGTCAGCATACTGCGGTGACGCGTACGGCGTGCGCGGCGCGGCAAGGCTGTGCGTGATTACAACGCTCGCGTCACTGTCGGCGACGACGCGAGCGAGCTCAGGATCGGCGAGTCCCGTCGTGTCATTGATGACATCGGCGCCGGCGAGGATGCTGCGGTGTGCCACCTCCGGTCGAAATGTATCGACCGAGATCACGACGTCGGATGCCGCTCGCACGGCCTCAACGACCGGCACAACCCGCTTCGCCTCCTCCTCGGCGGGAATCTCAGGCCCCGGAGCAAATGGAGCCCCACCGATATCTACCCAATCGGCACCGGAACGCTCCGCATCGAGGCATCCCTTGACCGCGCTGTCGAGCACAAACGTGCGGCCGCGATCGTAGAACGAGTCGGGTGTGCGGTTCACCACAGCCATAACAGCTACCTCACGGGAGAAATCAAACTGCCGCGCGCCGATTCTCCGTGTGGCATGCACGATCTTCGGCAGTGGCGGCAGATCGTGAAGGGAGAACTCAGTCATGACTCCATCGTGCCGCATCAGCTCCCACGGTGGAGGTCCCACGGAGAACCTGACAAATTCACCCAGCCCACTCTCAGAAAGCTTGCAGATACTGGGGGCATGACTGGACCACGCATCCTCATCGTTGATGACGAGCCAAACATCCGCGACCTGCTGACGACAAGCCTGCGATTTGCAGGGTTTGCCGTCAGAGCCGTCGGCAACGGCGCCCAGGCCATCTCTGCTGTTCTCGAAGAAGAACCCGACCTGATAATCCTCGACGTCATGCTGCCCGATATGAACGGGTTCGGAGTCACCAAGCGACTCCGCGCGTCGGGGTATACCGCGCCGATTCTCTTTCTCACGGCAAAGGACGACACCGAAGACAAGATCACCGGCCTCACGGTCGGTGGAGACGACTACGTCACCAAGCCGTTCAGCCTCGACGAGATCGTCGCGCGCATCAAGGCGATTCTGCGCCGCACGATGCAGGCCGACGAAGACGCCATTATTCGCGCTGGTGAACTCACCATGGACCAAGACACCCACGAAGTGTACGTCGGCGACACGGGCATTGAGCTCAGCCCGACGGAGTTCAAGCTTCTGCGCTACCTCATGCTCAACCCGAACCGTGTGTTGAGCAAGGCGCAGATTCTCGACCACGTCTGGGAGTATGACTTCAACGGCGATGCGGGCATCGTCGAGAGCTACATTTCGTACTTGCGGCGCAAGCTTGATCAGTACTCAGCCGAGCCGCTGATCCAGACGAAGCGCGGATTCGGTTACATGCTGAAGACGAGCAAGCAATAGCCTCGTTGTATGAAGGCCATAGCCGACTGGTGGAACTCAATAACACTGCGCAGCAAGATCACTGGCGTCACGGTGATCGTGCTGACCTTCGGGTTGCTTGTCACCGGTGCCGGCACGGTCATCATCCTCAAGCAGGCACTGATCGAACAGGCCAAAGCTGAACTCGTTGCCTTCGCAACCGGTGACATCTCTCGCTATATCGACGTCGACGACGAAGGCACGCGTCACGTTCGCGAGACTAACGAGTATTACATCGCGCTGTATGACCCGGACGGCAACCTCGTCGATCACAACTGGGACGACAGAGATTCGCGTTTGCTTCCGCGCCCCGCAACGGGATCGATCAGCGTAGCCAATGCCATTGCGACTCATCCCGCCGCTGTCGTGAATCTCGTCGGCTCGGAGTTTCAGGCCGTCACCGTGGTGTCAGACGCCATGGACGATCGCGGAACCAACGGAGTCGTATTCATCGCGCGTTCGATGCGCGGACCCGACAGCGTCGTTGCCACGTATCTCACGATCTTCTTCGGTCTCGGTCTCGGTGTGATCGTGCTCGGTGCACTCATCACGAGAGTCCTCGTCACGAACACGCTGCACCCGCTGCGCGAGGCCGAGACAACGGCTGCCCATATTGCCGGCGGGGATTTCAGCCAGAGACTCACCCACATGACGCCGAACACAGAAGTCGGCAGGTTGAACCGTTCGCTCAACACCATGCTCAGTCGCATTGACCGTGCGTTCAAAGATCGCGCACAGACGATCGAGCAGATGCGCCGTTTTGTCGGGGACGCCAGTCACGAGCTGCGTACTCCCCTCGTGACCGTTCGCGGATACGCTGAGCTTTACCGCATGGGCGCTCTCGAGAAGCCGGAAGACGTCGCTCAGGCAATGGAGCGCATCGAGAAGGAAGCCGTGCGCATGAGCGGCATGGTTCAAGACCTGCTCGAACTAGCGCGGCTCGACGAGGCGCGCCCGCGTGAGCTGACCCGCATTGACCTCACGCCATTGGCAAAGGACGCCGTGATGGACGCACGCGCCTCGTACCCTGGTCGTCCCGTGTCTTTCATCATCGACGCTCCCCCCGACGCGCCCGCGCGAACGCCGCACAGGCCGGCCGAATCGACCGAGCCCGAGCCGGCGACACGAGCGGTCACGCGACCGAACGGAACAAGTGGCAACACCGGTCCCATTGCTCTTGCAGGTGCCACGTTTGCACGGCTTCGCGGCCGTCGGCCCCGCAAGAGCGGCGAGGCCGAGTCGAGGCCCCTCACCGTGGAGCCTGTCACGCATATGACAGCATCCATTCCGGCCGTACCGGCGGTTGTGATGGCCGAAGAGAATAAGATCCGCCAGGTGATCGCAAACCTCATGGGGAACGCCATGCGCTTCACCCCTGACGGAAGTCCCATCGAGGTGGGCGTCTCGGCGAACCCCTTGACAGGATCGGCTACGGTCGCCGTCATCGACCATGGTGAGGGAATCCCCGAGCCGATTCGCGAGAAGATCTTTCAACGATTCTGGCGCGCTGATTCCTCGCGAACGAGGGACACAGGTGGGAGTGGTCTCGGCCTGGCCATTGTGTCGTCCATCGTCGCTGCCCACAACGGCACAGTCGACGTCTCGGAGACTCCGGGCGGGGGCGCGACGTTCCGCATTCGCCTGCCGCTTGCCTCGACGTCGCACGACGGCGATCAGGCCGACGACGGCACCGTGTAGCTCTCGTGCACAGGGGCGTGCTTGGGCACGAGCATCCACATTCGCGCGAACGGTCGGACAGCACAGGCTCACTCCTGGATAACGTCGAAACACACAGACAAGAGGAGTGACGATGAGTAAGTACACGGTCGACAGCGAGGCCGTTCAAGCGGCAAGCGCCAGCATTCGTGGCGTGACGGAGCAGCTCCGTGCTGATGTGAACACCCTGATGGGCCAAATCCAGAATCTGCAGTCGCAGTGGACGGGCCAGGCCGCTAGCGCGTTCACTGCAGCGGCGCATGATTGGCGCACAACGCAGGCTCGGGTCGAGGAGTCCATCAACGAGCTGAACATGGCGCTCGCACAGGCCGGGACGCAGTACGCCGATGTCGAGCTGCAGAACACCGGCATGTTCGGCCGCTGATCGCTCAGACACTGCAGATCGAGCAGCAAACGACAATGGGCGCCTCCATACGGAGGCGCCCATTGTGCGTATCGAGTCAGGCTTCTTAGAAGTCCATGCCACCCGTCGGGTCGGCCGGAGCAGCAGCGCCAGCCTTCTCAGGCTTGTCAGCGACAACAGCCTCCGTAGTGAGGAACAGTCCGGCGATCGATCCTGCGTTCAGCAGAGCTGAACGGGTAACCTTCACCGGGTCTGCGATACCCGCAAGCAACATGTCCTGGTACTCGCCTGTCGCGGCGTTGAGGCCGAAACCGACCTCGAGTCCGCGAACCTTCTCTGCGACAACACCGGGCTCGAGGCCCGCGTTGGTGGCAATCTGCTTCAGCGGAGCGTCGATGGCAACCTTCACGATGTTCGCGCCAGTTGCCTCGTCGCCGACAAGCGTCAGCTTGTCGAAAGCGGTCTTGCCTGCCTGGATGAGCGCAACGCCACCACCGGCGACGATACCCTCTTCGACGGCCGCCTTCGCGTTGCGGACGGCGTCTTCGATGCGGTGCTTGCGCTCCTTGAGCTCAACCTCCGTTGCCGCACCGGCCTTGATGACGGCGACGCCGCCAGCAAGCTTGGCAAGGCGCTCCTGCAGCTTCTCGCGGTCGTAGTCGCTGTCGGTGTTCTCGATTTCCTTGCGGATCTGCGAGACGCGGCCAGCGATGGCCTCAGCTTCTCCGCCACCCTCGACGATCGTGGTCTCGTCCTTGGTGACAACGACCTTGCGGGCATGGCCGAGAAGGTCAAGCGTAACGTTCTCGAGCTTGAGGCCGACCTCTTCGGAAACGACCTGTCCACCCGTGAGGATCGCGATGTCCTGCAGCTGAGCCTTGCGACGGTCTCCGAAACCGGGAGCCTTGACGGCAACCGACTTGAAGATTCCGCGGATCTTGTTCAGAACCAGAGTAGCGAGCGCTTCGCCCTCGACATCTTCAGCAATGATGAGAAGCTGCTTGCCAGCCTGGATGACCTGGTCGACAACAGGGAGCAGATCCTTGATGTTCGAGATCTTCGAGTTGACGATGAGAACATACGGGTCCTCGAAGACAGCTTCCTGGCGGTCCTGGTCAGTAACGAAGTAACCGGAGAGGTAGCCCTTGTCGAAGCGCATGCCCTCGGTCAGTTCGAGCTCGGTGCCGAACGTGTTCGACTCCTCGACCGTGACGACGCCTTCCTTGCCCACCTTGTCGATGGCCTCGGCGATGATCTCGCCGATCTGCGGGTCAGCGGCAGAGATCGACGCGGTTGCCGCGATCTCTTCCTTTGTCTCGATATCCTTGGCTGCAGCGAGTAGTTCTTCGGAGACGGCGCCAACAGCCTTCTCGATACCGCGCTTCAGTGCGATCGGGTCTGCACCAGCTGCGACGTTGCGCAGGCCTTCGCGAACGAGCGCCTGAGCGAGAACAACCGAGGTGGTGGTTCCATCGCCAGCGACGTCATCTGTCTTCTTGGCGACTTCCTTGACCAGCTCTGCGCCGATCTTCTCGTACGGCTCGTCGAGCTCGATCTCCTTGGCGATCGACACACCGTCGTTCGTAATGGTGGGTGCGCCCCACTTCTTCTCGAGGACAACGTTGCGACCGCGCGGCCCAAGCGTCACCTTGACTGCGTCGGCGAGCGTGTTCAAGCCACGCTCGAGGCCGCGGCGGGCCTCTTCGTCAAAAGCAATGATCTTTGCCATCGTAAGTTTCGTCCCTCCCGGACGTGAATGAACGTTCTTAGCACTCCCCTATGGTGAGTGCTAATGGCAATTCTGGCACTCAGCACCGCCGAGTGCAAGCTACGGAACGGTAAATCGTTTCGCCGTCGGCATAACCGGTTCGGATCAGCCTTCGGCGACGTAATCTGAGCCGAGCACCACGACAATCTGCGGAACATCGCCGACGCTGAACTCCGTTGAATACTCAACAGCCTCGACACCGAGTGTTTGCGCGACTCCGCGGGCCGCAGCCTCAAGTGAGTCGTCGTCGTAGTAGATCACCGTCTTCTCGAGGCTGTCGTCGCTCGCGTTGCTTGCTGTGACGTTCGATGCTGTCCAACCGCCCTCGCCCAGCGCCGCTTTGACGTCGCTGGCAAGGCCGACCGTCGTCGTTCCATTGAGCACCTGAATCAGAGCCTCCGGGTCGATGGTCGGCTCGACAGTCGGCTTCTGCGTCGTCTGGGTCGGTGTCGGAGTCTCGCTCGGCTCGCTTGAGCCCGGGATGACCTGGTCGAGGTTCAACCGGTCCGTCGCAATGCTCAGCCCGAAAATACCCAGAGCGATCAAGACGATTGTGGCGATCGCCGCCCAGAGGAACCCGACCCAGCTTCGTCGCCCGGGGGCTCGATGCGCGCCGACTCGTGACGAGTGCGGTACGTCGTCGAATCGATCTTGGGGATGCGAACTTCCCATACGGTGCGGTCTTCCTTCGTTCGGGGCCTGTCGCCGCTAGTGGTCTGCCGATGTGCGTCGGCGCCGGGCGGCCGACCTCTGATCTCGTATGCGCAGCAGACGCTTCACCAGCATCGGATCGTACACGAGAGCTTCGGGACGCCTGATGAGCGCGGCGAGAAGTTGATAGTACCGAGCCGACGACACATCGAAACGCTGCCTGATCGCCTGCTCTTTCGTACCTGCGTGCGTCCACCATTGTCGCTCAAAGTCGAGAATGGCTCTGTCGCGCTCGCCAAGCGGGGCGGACTCGTTTTCGCCCGCCTGTGCATTTCGCTCGTCTGACGCCATCTCGACCCTTCCGTCGCCATCCTAGTTTCTCGGCTCCTTGGTGGGAGCCTGGTGTGAGCATTCGGAACATTCCGGCGCCAAAGCGGCTTAACGTATTAAGAGCACTCATTTTCCGACATCCAGGAGCGCGCATGACCGAGAATCAGACAAAGACCGATGAGCAGTGGCGCGCCGAGCTGTCCCCCGAGCAGTACGCCGTCTTGCGTGAAGCGGCGACGGAACGCCCATGGACTGGGGAGCTTCTCGACGAGGCCCGCGCGGGGGTCTACACATGCGCAGCATGCGGTGCAGAGCTGTTCAAAAGCGGCACGAAGTTCGACTCCGCGTGCGGATGGCCGAGCTTCTACGAGTCCGTGCGGCCAGAAGCCGTCACTCTCACGGAGGATCGAAGCCTCGGAATGGTGCGCACTGAAGTGCGCTGCGCAGCGTGCGATTCGCACCTGGGCCACGTCTTCGACGACGGTTTCGGCACTCCAACCGGTGACCGCTACTGCATGAACTCGATTTCGCTCGGATTCACGCCGCAGTCGTGAGCAATCTCATCGACCTGATCACCGCGAGGCGCTCTTGGTCGAAGGTGACAGACACGTCACCGAGCCGTGACGAGCTTGTCCGCCTCGTTGCCGCGGCCGGCCGCGTCGCCGACCACAGTGGCCTTGCGCCGTGGCGTCTCATTGAGTTGCGAGGGGCAGCGCGCGCCCGCCTCGGCAATGCAATTGCCGAGGCGGCAGGTGACGACAAGCCGTCGTCCAAGCCGCTGCGTGCCCCTCTGCTCATCGCCCTTGTCGTGAGCCCTCAGCCCAGCATCAAAGTTCCCGTCTGGGAGCAGGAGGCGACAGCATCCGGTGTCGCGCACTTGCTCAGCCTGTTGCTCTCCGATGAGGGCTGGGGCGTGATGTGGCGCACCGGAGGTCAGGTTCGTTCCCCCGAGGTGCATCGCATGCATAATCTCGAACAGCACGAGTACCTTCTCGGCTGGCTCTATGTCGGCGGACGAGACGATGCACGAACGAAGCGACCCGCAGCGCCCGTCGACGCGGCACGCTTTCTGACTTCCCTCGGCGACGACAACGAAAGCACTGGAAGAGACACACGAAATGACTGACCGTTCTCATTGGATCGAGCACCGCAGGCCAGACGGCGAGCGAGTGGGGTGGATGCTGCCTGACGGCGACGACTTTGTTGCCGTCGACCTCCTCGGACGCCACGTCATCGGCCCCGTCGACTGGATGACGGCCGAAGAGACGCTCGATGAGCTCGGAATCGGCTATCTCGCAGATCCGTATCGACTCGAGCTCGATTCGGGCGAGAGCATCCGCGTGCGTCTCGCGGAAGTGAGCCCGACGCGCATCACAGCCAAGCTTGACGATTTCGGGGCCGTTGGTGCACCACAGCTGTATTACGACCTGGGCTTCCCCGCACCTGAGACCCTCTCGGAGTGGGGTTCGGAGCCGCTCGTCTGGCCGTCAACGGAA
The Paramicrobacterium chengjingii DNA segment above includes these coding regions:
- the msrB gene encoding peptide-methionine (R)-S-oxide reductase MsrB, with protein sequence MTENQTKTDEQWRAELSPEQYAVLREAATERPWTGELLDEARAGVYTCAACGAELFKSGTKFDSACGWPSFYESVRPEAVTLTEDRSLGMVRTEVRCAACDSHLGHVFDDGFGTPTGDRYCMNSISLGFTPQS
- a CDS encoding nitroreductase family protein gives rise to the protein MSNLIDLITARRSWSKVTDTSPSRDELVRLVAAAGRVADHSGLAPWRLIELRGAARARLGNAIAEAAGDDKPSSKPLRAPLLIALVVSPQPSIKVPVWEQEATASGVAHLLSLLLSDEGWGVMWRTGGQVRSPEVHRMHNLEQHEYLLGWLYVGGRDDARTKRPAAPVDAARFLTSLGDDNESTGRDTRND
- a CDS encoding DUF3263 domain-containing protein; amino-acid sequence: MASDERNAQAGENESAPLGERDRAILDFERQWWTHAGTKEQAIRQRFDVSSARYYQLLAALIRRPEALVYDPMLVKRLLRIRDQRSAARRRRTSADH
- a CDS encoding WXG100 family type VII secretion target, with the translated sequence MSKYTVDSEAVQAASASIRGVTEQLRADVNTLMGQIQNLQSQWTGQAASAFTAAAHDWRTTQARVEESINELNMALAQAGTQYADVELQNTGMFGR
- a CDS encoding sensor histidine kinase, translated to MKAIADWWNSITLRSKITGVTVIVLTFGLLVTGAGTVIILKQALIEQAKAELVAFATGDISRYIDVDDEGTRHVRETNEYYIALYDPDGNLVDHNWDDRDSRLLPRPATGSISVANAIATHPAAVVNLVGSEFQAVTVVSDAMDDRGTNGVVFIARSMRGPDSVVATYLTIFFGLGLGVIVLGALITRVLVTNTLHPLREAETTAAHIAGGDFSQRLTHMTPNTEVGRLNRSLNTMLSRIDRAFKDRAQTIEQMRRFVGDASHELRTPLVTVRGYAELYRMGALEKPEDVAQAMERIEKEAVRMSGMVQDLLELARLDEARPRELTRIDLTPLAKDAVMDARASYPGRPVSFIIDAPPDAPARTPHRPAESTEPEPATRAVTRPNGTSGNTGPIALAGATFARLRGRRPRKSGEAESRPLTVEPVTHMTASIPAVPAVVMAEENKIRQVIANLMGNAMRFTPDGSPIEVGVSANPLTGSATVAVIDHGEGIPEPIREKIFQRFWRADSSRTRDTGGSGLGLAIVSSIVAAHNGTVDVSETPGGGATFRIRLPLASTSHDGDQADDGTV
- the groL gene encoding chaperonin GroEL (60 kDa chaperone family; promotes refolding of misfolded polypeptides especially under stressful conditions; forms two stacked rings of heptamers to form a barrel-shaped 14mer; ends can be capped by GroES; misfolded proteins enter the barrel where they are refolded when GroES binds), yielding MAKIIAFDEEARRGLERGLNTLADAVKVTLGPRGRNVVLEKKWGAPTITNDGVSIAKEIELDEPYEKIGAELVKEVAKKTDDVAGDGTTTSVVLAQALVREGLRNVAAGADPIALKRGIEKAVGAVSEELLAAAKDIETKEEIAATASISAADPQIGEIIAEAIDKVGKEGVVTVEESNTFGTELELTEGMRFDKGYLSGYFVTDQDRQEAVFEDPYVLIVNSKISNIKDLLPVVDQVIQAGKQLLIIAEDVEGEALATLVLNKIRGIFKSVAVKAPGFGDRRKAQLQDIAILTGGQVVSEEVGLKLENVTLDLLGHARKVVVTKDETTIVEGGGEAEAIAGRVSQIRKEIENTDSDYDREKLQERLAKLAGGVAVIKAGAATEVELKERKHRIEDAVRNAKAAVEEGIVAGGGVALIQAGKTAFDKLTLVGDEATGANIVKVAIDAPLKQIATNAGLEPGVVAEKVRGLEVGFGLNAATGEYQDMLLAGIADPVKVTRSALLNAGSIAGLFLTTEAVVADKPEKAGAAAPADPTGGMDF
- a CDS encoding LytR C-terminal domain-containing protein — translated: MGSSHPQDRFDDVPHSSRVGAHRAPGRRSWVGFLWAAIATIVLIALGIFGLSIATDRLNLDQVIPGSSEPSETPTPTQTTQKPTVEPTIDPEALIQVLNGTTTVGLASDVKAALGEGGWTASNVTASNASDDSLEKTVIYYDDDSLEAAARGVAQTLGVEAVEYSTEFSVGDVPQIVVVLGSDYVAEG